CGTTCTTTGCCGACCGCCGAGGCCAGGATTTTCACCAAGTATCGCGACGCAAAGGCATATGTGGCCACGCGCGACGCAGGGGTAGTCGTGAAGGCTGCCGGCTTGGCCAAGGGAAAGGGCGTGATCGTTTGCGACGACCCGGCGGCAGCCTTGATTGCTCTCGAACGTGTGATGGTTGCCAGGGAGTTCGGGGACGCGGGTGACACAGTGGTGGTCGAGGAGAGACTGACCGGCCCAGAAGTGAGCGTTCTGGCGTTTGTCGATGGTCACAACATCTACGTGATGGAAAACGCCCAGGATCACAAGCCGATCGGTGAGGGTGACACCGGCCCGAACACGGGCGGAATGGGAGCATACAGCCCGACGACGTTGGTCGATGACAAGACACTCCGGCAGATTGAGGCGGAGATTCTGGTTCCGATTATCGATTGCCTTCGCACAGAGGGGATCACCTACAAGGGTGTGTTGTACGCCGGCCTGATGCTGACCACCGGCGGGCCGAAGGTCCTGGAGTTCAACTGTCGCTTCGGCGATCCGGAAACCCAGCCACTGATGATGAGGCTTAAGACCGATCTTGTCGATGTCTTCGAGGCGGTGATCGACGAGAGGCTCGACAGCATCACGCTCGATTGGGACCGGCGGGCAGCGGTCTGCGTGGTGATGGCATCCGGCGGTTACCCGGGCGACTATCAGGGCGGCAAGCCGATCACGGGACTGGCCGAGGCGAATGCAATCCCGGATGTGGTCGTCTTTCACGCCGGTACCAGGATGGTCGGTGGTCAGGTCGTTACGGCAGGGGGACGCGTCCTCGGAGTGACGGCTCTGGGAGAGACGTTCGAGGCCGCCCGTAAACGCTGTTACGAGGCCGTGGCCAAGATTCATTTCGAAGGTGCCTACTATCGTCGCGATATCGGGGCTCGCGCGCGAGGATGAGGAACACTTCTTGTCGGCGGAAAGCAATCCTTGTCTGACGGAGAAGGTCATAGTTGTGCGCGTTTGGACGATTGTGCTGCTGTTGATACTGCACGCAGACACGCCGGCCGGAATCACCGTCGAATTTGACCATCAACAGGGACCGGCGGTGACCTGGCACGATGAAGGCGGAAATGTCCTGTTTTCCATGGAACCGCTCGTTCGGTGGAAGGGCGGTCGTGCATCGACTTCCGCTCGAACCGGGGACGGCGAATGGAAGGTCCATCTGGGAATCGAGAACCTGACGTGTGTTGTCAAAAGCCTGGATACAGGCCCGTACGGTCAGCGACGCTTCGCGATCGTGATCAGTAATGCAGGCTCACAGGATATCCGCGGCGTCCTCTTGCCGCCGTTTACGCGCTGGACTGATGCCCCGGAGCAGGTGCAGCAGGCTTGCCTCGATC
Above is a genomic segment from Phycisphaerae bacterium containing:
- the purD gene encoding phosphoribosylamine--glycine ligase gives rise to the protein MRVLLVGSGGREHALAWKLAQSKRVSKLYCAPGNAGTVDVAENVPIKAEDVPGIVKFAREQKIDLVVVGPEDPLCMGLVDELTTARIRAFGPCKAAARLEGDKAFAKEMMRHRSLPTAEARIFTKYRDAKAYVATRDAGVVVKAAGLAKGKGVIVCDDPAAALIALERVMVAREFGDAGDTVVVEERLTGPEVSVLAFVDGHNIYVMENAQDHKPIGEGDTGPNTGGMGAYSPTTLVDDKTLRQIEAEILVPIIDCLRTEGITYKGVLYAGLMLTTGGPKVLEFNCRFGDPETQPLMMRLKTDLVDVFEAVIDERLDSITLDWDRRAAVCVVMASGGYPGDYQGGKPITGLAEANAIPDVVVFHAGTRMVGGQVVTAGGRVLGVTALGETFEAARKRCYEAVAKIHFEGAYYRRDIGARARG